In the Blautia coccoides genome, TCATACGCAAAATATATTTACCATATAATTTTTTCATGGTTATATCCTTTTTACCATCCAATAATAATGATCCCGTCATCATTAAAAAGCAAGGAACAGCCCACCACATCAAATTTACAACTATATGATAGATCAAGATACTTAAAGTTGTCGCACTATTCCCAAACTGTATCAACGCAGAATACATTGTATGGATAGTTATAACTGCAATGATGGAAAAGGCCCTTATATATTCAAATTGTCGATTTGTTTTTTTGGCTTGTATATAATTCATCACACTTTCCCCTTCAAAAACGCTTCTGCATACCGATCACATATATACTGCCAGCTGTATGTATCCTTGATTCTTTTCTTAGCCATTCTGCCATACTCAACTCTCTCGTCAAAACTCATCTTATCAACACTGTTTATAAGCTTTGCCAGATTTCCATGTTCTTTTGTCCAATAAAATGCGGCCTCTTCAGCAACTTCCCGATTAAAACCGACATCCAAAAGCAGATTTAGTTCTGTACTGCCGAGCGCCTCAAGCAGAGAAGGATTTGTTCCACCAACCTCATGACCATGGAAATAACCCCAAGCGTTTTCTCGAATCTTCATCAGAAGTTCCTGATTGTACACGGTACCAACAAACTTGATTCGCTTATCATTTTTGTAATGTAGCTTAACTTCCAGTTCATCTAAGAACTTATCATTCACATTTGTGATAATTGCAAAATCTTTATTGCTGTCGCAATTCATATATTCTCTAATCATTATTTCGTAGTTATTTTCTGGCACGAAACGTCCAACCACGAGAAAATATTCAAAAGGCTTCAAGTTTTTGCTCTGATACCAGCTAATCAACTTCTCATCGTCATCTGCCAGCCTACTAACTCTTGTCTCTGCACCATAGGCAATAAAGGTGGTTTTAGGGTTACAGCCTTTTATCCCTTTGCCATCATAGCACTCATGGATATACTTCTCGATATTGATACTGTCACAGATTTTCAAGTCTGACCACTTAACCATCATCTGCTCAGAGAACTTCCAATATATCCGAATCGGTGCGCTCCACTTGGCTCTCATCCACTCATGACCATCCGGATTCAGGTAGACTTTGCCACCCAGTTTGTGGATTTCTTTATAAAACTTTTTCATGAATGGACCAATGCGGCACGCCATTATATATACTATGGGATGCAGAATATGGTTTTCTTTGATGTACTTGCAACACTCTTCTAGAGACTT is a window encoding:
- the cps2T gene encoding beta 1-4 rhamnosyltransferase Cps2T, whose translation is MQHNEQHVFLVGAKSLGAYGGYETFINKLTEYHQYDKRIKYHVACKANGDGYMDETKIDGVNDIIEKDGETIEFIYHNARCFKILIPEKLGPAQAIYYDVKSLEECCKYIKENHILHPIVYIMACRIGPFMKKFYKEIHKLGGKVYLNPDGHEWMRAKWSAPIRIYWKFSEQMMVKWSDLKICDSINIEKYIHECYDGKGIKGCNPKTTFIAYGAETRVSRLADDDEKLISWYQSKNLKPFEYFLVVGRFVPENNYEIMIREYMNCDSNKDFAIITNVNDKFLDELEVKLHYKNDKRIKFVGTVYNQELLMKIRENAWGYFHGHEVGGTNPSLLEALGSTELNLLLDVGFNREVAEEAAFYWTKEHGNLAKLINSVDKMSFDERVEYGRMAKKRIKDTYSWQYICDRYAEAFLKGKV